From Nevskia ramosa DSM 11499, the proteins below share one genomic window:
- a CDS encoding alpha/beta fold hydrolase yields the protein MTRLHRMLKVNGARIHAVEEGQGPLVVLIHGFPESWYSWRHQLTALAAAGFKAVAIDQRGYGQSSKFRVQEAYRIGKLVDDIAGVIDSYGVSSAFVIGHDWGAPVAWTFAWLHPDKCRGVVGISVPFADRALIGLPGSPFGEHRPNDYHLELAGPGKQFYQDYFAEQDGIITEIEEDVRGWLKGLIWTVSGDAIAPQVAAAVAAGLAPMDPVETLRNGPLCMPTGARMKDAFVYPETMPVWMSDADLDFFAAEFERSGFGGPLSFYHNLDAGWQDLAEQSGKPLTPPALFIGGEFDVGSMWGYEAIARAHERMPNYHGTHMLAGCGHWIQQERPEETNRLLIDFFQSLI from the coding sequence ATGACACGACTGCACAGGATGCTCAAGGTCAATGGCGCGCGGATTCACGCGGTCGAGGAAGGCCAGGGTCCGCTGGTGGTGCTGATCCACGGCTTTCCCGAGTCCTGGTACTCGTGGCGACATCAACTGACCGCGCTGGCGGCGGCCGGCTTCAAGGCCGTGGCTATCGATCAGCGCGGCTACGGACAATCCTCGAAGTTTCGCGTGCAGGAGGCCTACCGGATCGGCAAGCTGGTCGACGATATCGCCGGCGTCATCGACAGCTACGGCGTCTCGTCGGCATTCGTGATCGGCCATGACTGGGGCGCGCCGGTGGCCTGGACCTTCGCCTGGCTGCATCCGGACAAGTGTCGCGGTGTGGTCGGCATCAGCGTGCCGTTTGCCGATCGTGCGCTGATCGGCCTGCCCGGCAGCCCGTTCGGCGAGCACCGGCCAAACGATTACCACCTTGAGCTCGCGGGGCCCGGCAAGCAGTTCTACCAGGACTACTTCGCCGAGCAGGACGGGATCATCACGGAGATCGAGGAGGACGTGCGCGGCTGGCTCAAGGGCCTGATCTGGACCGTGTCGGGCGATGCCATTGCGCCACAGGTTGCCGCCGCCGTTGCCGCCGGCTTGGCGCCGATGGACCCCGTGGAAACGCTGCGCAACGGGCCGCTGTGCATGCCGACCGGCGCCCGCATGAAAGACGCCTTCGTCTATCCCGAAACGATGCCGGTGTGGATGAGCGACGCCGATCTCGATTTCTTCGCCGCCGAGTTCGAGCGCTCCGGCTTCGGCGGGCCGCTGAGCTTCTATCACAACCTCGACGCCGGCTGGCAGGATCTCGCCGAGCAGTCCGGAAAGCCGCTGACGCCACCGGCCCTGTTCATCGGCGGCGAGTTCGATGTCGGCTCGATGTGGGGCTACGAGGCCATCGCTCGCGCCCACGAACGCATGCCGAACTATCACGGCACCCACATGCTCGCGGGCTGCGGTCACTGGATCCAGCAGGAGCGGCCGGAAGAGACCAATCGACTGCTGATCGACTTCTTCCAGTCGCTGATCTAG
- a CDS encoding FAD-binding oxidoreductase, whose amino-acid sequence MNHEVTIRYLGGVEKRMRVAQDQTILEAAEAAGLPIVSECQSGVCGTCIGACTSGSFEMGRVEGLSDVEREAGKLLTCQTTVTSDCVLELQYPLGDNAAQLLSGEGRVTHVERLSPTTALLRIDASGIGDMIRYKPGQFAQLKVPGSEQWRSYSYAHPANAGNQLEFIVRLLPSGAMSDYLRDVAKPGDAISLRCSKGGFFLRPVVRPVVLMAGGTGLSAILAMAESLGAMTLAQPVTLLYGVTHFDELCKLDELRELARRQPKLGIRTIVARPDARWTGPVGVVTDLLDAAALNDGDVDIYLCGPAAMVEATRDWLTRAGIQRAGLYYEKFVASGAGLRSRAARQVDVKSLDLAAIARAGRGTAVVIGGSIAGISAAKVLSDQFNKVVVLEKDGQHDRREGRPGAAQGWHLHHLLTAGQQELERIFPGIIDDMVREGAFKVDMAEQYQLRLAGSWKKACKSGIEIVCASRPLLEWCVRRRLDSEPKVDFRYNAEMQDLIYDPTTNTVIGVAVDHQDGLQVIPAEFVVDASGKNTRLPEFLERMGTGAPELEQDILNCFYSTMRHHVPPERRWTDKVMVICYAYRPNEQTYAAQYYTDSSRTILSTSLIEYNCYSPPRNAVEFQAFAKRMQSPVVAELIDGLEPASPVYNFRSPRMQRYRYEKLRKLPNALVAIGDAYTSTDPVAGLGMTITLQEVARLRELLAKHAPQSAELPKRYYRAISKIADGAWFVIREQTLRFPWVKDVDKKRPFYFRALNWYMDRLVELVHDDLASYRKFLAVIHLVKPPLILMTPPMIARVIGKWLLIRLRGRKSLIERNFGTTVAAPASELPHVQTAPR is encoded by the coding sequence ATGAATCATGAAGTCACCATCCGTTATCTCGGCGGCGTCGAGAAGCGCATGCGCGTTGCGCAGGATCAGACCATTCTCGAAGCCGCCGAAGCAGCCGGCCTGCCGATCGTCAGCGAATGCCAGAGCGGCGTCTGCGGGACCTGCATCGGTGCCTGCACGTCCGGCAGCTTCGAGATGGGCAGAGTCGAAGGCTTGAGCGATGTCGAGCGCGAAGCCGGCAAGCTGCTGACCTGCCAGACCACGGTGACTTCAGACTGCGTGCTGGAACTGCAGTACCCGCTCGGCGACAACGCAGCGCAGCTGCTGAGCGGCGAAGGACGTGTCACCCACGTCGAACGGCTATCGCCGACCACGGCGCTGCTGCGCATCGATGCTTCAGGCATCGGCGACATGATCCGCTACAAACCGGGCCAGTTCGCGCAGCTGAAGGTGCCGGGCAGCGAGCAATGGCGCAGCTATTCGTATGCGCATCCGGCGAACGCTGGCAATCAACTGGAGTTCATTGTTCGACTGCTGCCGAGCGGCGCGATGTCGGACTATCTGCGTGACGTCGCAAAACCTGGCGACGCCATTTCCCTGCGCTGCAGCAAGGGGGGTTTCTTTCTGCGGCCGGTGGTGCGGCCGGTGGTGCTGATGGCTGGCGGCACCGGGCTGTCGGCGATCCTGGCGATGGCCGAGAGCCTGGGCGCAATGACGCTTGCGCAGCCGGTGACCCTGCTCTACGGCGTCACCCACTTCGATGAGCTGTGCAAGCTCGATGAGCTGCGCGAGCTTGCACGACGTCAGCCGAAGCTCGGCATCCGGACCATCGTCGCGCGCCCCGATGCACGCTGGACCGGACCGGTCGGCGTGGTCACCGATCTGCTCGATGCGGCTGCGCTCAATGACGGTGACGTCGACATCTACCTCTGCGGGCCGGCGGCGATGGTCGAAGCCACGCGAGACTGGCTGACGCGCGCGGGCATTCAGCGCGCCGGGCTCTATTACGAGAAGTTCGTCGCCAGCGGCGCCGGCCTGCGTTCCCGCGCTGCGCGGCAAGTCGACGTGAAGTCTCTGGACCTCGCCGCGATAGCCCGTGCGGGACGCGGCACGGCCGTGGTGATCGGCGGCAGCATCGCCGGCATCTCGGCCGCGAAAGTGCTCAGCGATCAGTTCAACAAAGTCGTGGTGCTGGAGAAAGACGGCCAGCACGATCGCCGCGAAGGCCGGCCGGGCGCCGCCCAGGGCTGGCATCTGCATCACCTGCTGACCGCCGGCCAGCAGGAACTCGAACGCATCTTCCCCGGCATCATCGACGACATGGTTCGCGAAGGCGCGTTCAAGGTCGACATGGCCGAGCAGTACCAGCTACGACTGGCCGGCAGCTGGAAGAAGGCTTGCAAGAGCGGCATCGAGATCGTCTGCGCGAGCAGGCCGCTGCTGGAATGGTGCGTGCGGCGCCGGCTCGATAGCGAGCCGAAAGTCGATTTTCGCTACAACGCCGAGATGCAGGACCTGATCTACGACCCGACGACCAACACGGTGATCGGCGTCGCCGTCGATCACCAGGATGGCCTGCAGGTGATCCCGGCGGAGTTCGTCGTCGACGCTTCAGGCAAGAACACGCGGCTGCCGGAGTTCCTCGAACGGATGGGCACCGGAGCGCCGGAACTGGAGCAGGACATCCTCAACTGCTTCTATTCGACGATGCGCCACCACGTGCCGCCGGAGCGGCGCTGGACCGACAAGGTGATGGTGATCTGCTACGCCTACCGGCCCAACGAACAGACCTATGCGGCCCAGTACTACACCGACAGCAGCCGGACGATCCTGTCGACGTCGCTGATCGAATACAACTGCTATTCGCCGCCGCGCAATGCGGTGGAGTTCCAGGCTTTCGCCAAGCGCATGCAGTCGCCGGTGGTCGCGGAACTGATCGACGGACTGGAGCCGGCGTCGCCGGTCTACAACTTCCGCAGCCCGCGCATGCAGCGCTATCGCTACGAGAAGCTGCGCAAGCTACCCAATGCACTGGTCGCGATCGGAGACGCCTATACCAGCACCGATCCGGTCGCCGGCCTCGGCATGACCATCACCCTGCAGGAAGTGGCACGGCTGCGTGAACTGCTCGCGAAGCACGCGCCGCAAAGCGCGGAGTTGCCGAAGCGCTACTACCGCGCGATCAGCAAGATCGCCGATGGTGCCTGGTTCGTGATCCGCGAACAGACGCTGCGCTTCCCCTGGGTGAAGGACGTCGACAAGAAGCGGCCGTTCTATTTCCGCGCGCTGAACTGGTACATGGACCGTCTCGTCGAACTGGTCCATGACGATCTCGCCTCGTACCGGAAATTTCTCGCCGTCATCCATCTGGTCAAGCCGCCGCTGATCCTGATGACGCCGCCGATGATCGCGAGAGTCATCGGCAAATGGCTGCTGATCCGGCTGAGAGGACGGAAGAGCCTCATCGAGCGAAATTTCGGCACGACGGTTGCCGCGCCGGCCAGCGAGCTGCCACACGTTCAGACCGCGCCGCGCTGA
- a CDS encoding AMP-binding protein: protein MDNLDWERLGHQRVPIAAGLRAAATTLAELAHTAARETPDAIAFIDGLRTLSFAAIFDEAQSLAASLWKLGLRSGDVLSFQLPNWSETAVINLAACLGGYVCNPIVPIYRDAELTAILADCRSRAFFVPGVWRGIDYGAMAQRLAAKLPSLALVISVRSDGRYRYDELIAAGAKQRVELPQVSPDAVKLIMYTSGTTGPAKGVLHSHCSLPVAVISAVRQWGLRRGDALLMPSPVTHATGYTVGLELPFTLGLTTVLMERWNAEEAIDLIEQHHIAAAVGATPFLQELLEAMDAPSRTTGRGILPLKVFVCGGAAVPSELIVRAGKRFAGYACRGYGSTESPFITFGRKPGDSEAIGARTDGRLNCYDVRIVDSQDHEVVPGTEGEILVRGEGLFLGYSNPAATLEAFTGDGYFRTGDIGFRAVDDTLTITGRKKDLIIRGGENISAKEIEDVLHQHPLIAEAAVVSAPSARLGESIAAYLRTRDGAQLSAEELATHVLSAGLARQKCPEHVRVLDELPRTAAGKIRKDVLRGMIRAELAASAALRDGAPETAP, encoded by the coding sequence GTGGACAATCTCGACTGGGAGCGTCTTGGTCATCAGCGGGTACCCATCGCTGCGGGCCTTCGCGCGGCCGCGACCACGCTGGCTGAGCTTGCACACACAGCGGCCCGCGAAACACCTGACGCCATCGCCTTCATCGACGGCCTGCGCACGCTGAGCTTCGCGGCGATCTTCGACGAAGCGCAAAGCCTTGCCGCTTCGCTGTGGAAGCTCGGTCTGCGTTCGGGCGATGTACTGAGCTTCCAGTTGCCCAACTGGTCCGAGACTGCGGTGATCAATCTCGCGGCCTGTCTCGGAGGCTATGTCTGCAATCCGATCGTGCCGATCTATCGCGATGCCGAGCTGACCGCGATCCTCGCCGACTGCCGCAGTCGCGCGTTCTTCGTGCCTGGCGTATGGCGAGGCATCGACTACGGCGCGATGGCCCAGCGGCTTGCCGCAAAGCTGCCGTCGCTGGCCTTGGTCATCAGCGTTCGCAGCGACGGCCGCTATCGGTACGACGAGCTGATCGCGGCCGGCGCGAAGCAGCGCGTCGAGTTGCCGCAAGTTTCGCCCGATGCCGTGAAGCTGATCATGTACACCTCGGGCACCACCGGCCCCGCGAAAGGCGTGCTGCACAGCCATTGCAGCCTGCCGGTGGCTGTGATCTCGGCCGTCCGGCAATGGGGTTTGCGGCGTGGCGATGCACTGCTGATGCCTTCGCCGGTGACCCACGCGACCGGCTACACGGTCGGCCTGGAACTGCCGTTCACGCTGGGCCTGACCACAGTGCTGATGGAACGCTGGAACGCCGAGGAAGCGATTGATCTGATCGAGCAGCACCACATCGCTGCGGCGGTCGGTGCCACGCCGTTCCTGCAGGAGTTGCTCGAAGCGATGGACGCCCCCAGCCGCACGACGGGCCGCGGAATCCTGCCGCTGAAAGTGTTCGTCTGCGGTGGCGCAGCCGTGCCTTCCGAGCTGATCGTTCGCGCCGGCAAACGCTTCGCCGGCTATGCCTGCCGAGGCTATGGTTCGACTGAATCGCCGTTCATCACCTTCGGGCGCAAGCCGGGAGATTCCGAAGCCATCGGCGCGCGTACCGATGGGCGTCTGAACTGCTACGACGTTCGTATCGTCGACTCTCAGGACCATGAAGTCGTACCGGGCACCGAAGGCGAAATCCTGGTCCGCGGCGAAGGGCTTTTCCTCGGTTATTCCAATCCGGCGGCAACACTCGAAGCGTTCACTGGCGACGGCTACTTCCGCACCGGCGACATTGGCTTCCGTGCCGTGGACGACACGCTGACCATCACCGGTCGCAAGAAGGATCTGATCATCCGCGGCGGCGAGAACATCTCCGCGAAGGAGATCGAGGACGTGCTGCACCAGCATCCGCTGATCGCCGAGGCCGCGGTGGTGTCGGCGCCGAGCGCGCGACTGGGCGAGAGCATCGCTGCCTATCTGCGTACTCGCGATGGTGCGCAGCTTTCCGCTGAAGAACTGGCCACGCACGTTCTGAGCGCCGGCCTCGCGCGACAGAAATGCCCGGAGCACGTGCGCGTGCTCGACGAGCTGCCGCGCACTGCCGCCGGGAAGATACGCAAGGACGTGCTGCGCGGAATGATTCGCGCCGAGCTGGCGGCGAGTGCCGCGCTCCGCGACGGCGCTCCGGAGACTGCACCTTGA
- a CDS encoding enoyl-CoA hydratase/isomerase family protein produces the protein MRIEDKTYTTIKFSRQGRILTASINRPEAMNAVNGELHEELSRLFYDLADDSDSDVLVLTGEGKAFCAGGDLVWLQGAIDDPAVFLNTAGEAKRILFGQLDLEKPIICRLNGAAAGLGASIALFCDMIIASSNASIGDPHVSVGFVAGDGGAIIWPQLVGYARAKEYLLTGKMAKAVEAERIGLINKVVPPEQLDEAVYGLAQELAEGATKAIRWTKVVTNIPLKTIAHSLFDMGLAYENLSNLTADHQEGLNAFRERRKPVFTGK, from the coding sequence ATGCGCATCGAAGACAAGACCTACACCACGATCAAGTTCAGCCGCCAGGGCCGCATCCTGACCGCAAGCATCAACCGGCCGGAAGCGATGAACGCCGTCAACGGCGAACTGCACGAGGAACTGTCGCGGCTGTTCTATGACCTGGCTGACGATTCCGACTCCGACGTGCTGGTGCTGACCGGCGAAGGCAAGGCCTTCTGTGCCGGCGGTGATCTGGTCTGGCTGCAAGGGGCGATCGACGATCCGGCGGTGTTCCTCAACACTGCTGGCGAAGCCAAGCGCATCCTGTTCGGCCAGCTCGATCTGGAGAAACCGATCATCTGCCGCCTCAACGGCGCAGCCGCCGGACTCGGCGCTTCGATCGCGCTGTTCTGCGACATGATCATCGCCAGCAGCAATGCCTCGATCGGCGATCCCCACGTCTCGGTCGGCTTCGTTGCCGGCGATGGTGGCGCGATCATCTGGCCGCAGCTGGTCGGCTATGCGCGCGCCAAGGAATATCTGCTGACCGGCAAAATGGCCAAGGCGGTAGAAGCGGAACGCATCGGCCTGATCAACAAGGTGGTGCCGCCGGAACAGCTCGACGAAGCGGTCTACGGCCTGGCCCAGGAACTCGCGGAAGGCGCGACCAAGGCGATCCGCTGGACGAAAGTTGTCACCAATATTCCGCTCAAGACCATCGCCCATTCCCTGTTCGACATGGGCCTGGCTTACGAGAACCTGTCGAACCTGACCGCGGATCATCAGGAAGGGCTGAACGCGTTCCGCGAGCGGCGCAAGCCGGTCTTCACCGGCAAGTAG
- a CDS encoding acyl-CoA dehydrogenase: MDAESQALFAEMLDRYNRDHYDASQWSEYGLSPQGYAPAQWSEMQTMGWFELLRPDDGRAAAPLADLLPLYASAGEALWREPIGNVLAEPVAAIAAMDDSERRRELQAGLISGEWPLAYAHREPGDGWSDAIVTTATKTAAGYTLDGRKTMVIGDAACAAFLVSAIDLETQAPALFLVEARAQGLGAQRYRTLDDLVAADLSFSHTPAERLCSGSPAIQRANARGAILAAAESLGIMRGANRDSTEYLRERKQFGQALLGFQALQHRLVEMHMRQHECEALVASVAEAFDDQAPDLDRQLLVLRVQVSRALRHTTREAVQLHGGMGVTQALRIGRYYKRALMLDSLHGTADWALEALSEFH, from the coding sequence ATGGACGCCGAATCGCAAGCACTGTTCGCGGAGATGCTGGACCGTTACAACCGCGACCACTACGACGCAAGCCAGTGGTCCGAATACGGACTGTCGCCACAAGGCTATGCGCCAGCGCAGTGGTCAGAGATGCAGACGATGGGCTGGTTCGAGTTGCTGCGTCCGGACGACGGCCGGGCAGCCGCACCGCTTGCCGACCTGCTGCCGCTATACGCCTCTGCCGGCGAGGCTTTGTGGCGCGAACCGATCGGCAACGTGCTCGCCGAGCCTGTTGCGGCGATTGCAGCGATGGACGACAGCGAGCGCCGACGCGAACTGCAGGCAGGCCTGATCTCCGGCGAATGGCCGCTGGCCTACGCGCACCGCGAACCGGGCGATGGCTGGTCCGATGCCATCGTGACGACGGCGACGAAGACCGCGGCCGGCTACACGCTCGATGGCCGAAAGACGATGGTCATCGGCGATGCCGCCTGTGCTGCGTTCCTCGTCTCGGCCATCGATCTGGAGACGCAGGCTCCCGCGCTGTTTCTCGTCGAAGCTCGTGCGCAGGGCTTGGGCGCACAGCGCTACCGGACCCTCGACGATCTCGTCGCCGCCGATCTGAGCTTCAGCCACACGCCAGCGGAAAGGCTTTGCAGCGGCTCCCCCGCGATTCAGCGAGCAAACGCACGCGGCGCAATTCTCGCCGCCGCTGAATCGCTCGGGATCATGCGTGGCGCCAATCGCGACAGCACCGAATACCTGCGCGAGCGCAAGCAGTTCGGCCAGGCCCTGCTCGGCTTTCAGGCGCTGCAGCACCGGCTGGTGGAGATGCACATGCGCCAGCACGAATGCGAGGCCCTGGTCGCATCGGTGGCCGAGGCTTTCGACGACCAGGCACCCGATCTCGATCGGCAGTTGCTGGTGCTGCGCGTGCAGGTGTCACGCGCGCTGCGCCACACCACCCGTGAGGCGGTCCAGCTGCACGGCGGCATGGGCGTGACCCAGGCGCTGCGCATCGGCCGCTACTACAAGCGCGCGCTGATGCTCGACAGCCTTCACGGCACGGCCGACTGGGCGCTGGAAGCCCTCAGTGAATTTCATTAA
- a CDS encoding acyl-CoA dehydrogenase family protein: protein MQRAAVMAGFDAAKFRAEVRGFCRDQVSADIHEQIGKHQYFSREQRIRWQRLLQAQGWFVGHWPKAHGGQGWGQLQRFIFIEELERAGTPWLTHFGTSFLGPVLCAFGNDAQRARFLGPIRDSTEWWCQGFSEPGSGSDLASLKLRADRGETHYRVTGQKTWTTMAQWADWIFCLVRTQAGGRPQQGISFLLIDLRSPGVTVRPIETFDGGQHVNEVFFDDVEVPLANLVGQEGEGWAIAKFIVSRERLLVTEIGKAFHLLGELHSLAATMSAGTQSLSDTAAFRRRAADLEVQYRTLRATAYAAVIEAEAGREHAIDASLLKIRGSELQQAIHDAITDLLARSGLAFQTEGISADISGYRHGDLRLPGLLHEHLHSRAASIYGGSNEIQRGIIAKTELRV, encoded by the coding sequence GTGCAACGCGCCGCAGTTATGGCGGGCTTCGATGCCGCGAAGTTTCGTGCCGAAGTGCGCGGATTCTGCCGCGATCAGGTTTCGGCCGACATCCACGAGCAGATCGGCAAGCATCAGTACTTCTCGCGCGAGCAGCGCATCCGCTGGCAGCGTCTGCTGCAGGCTCAGGGCTGGTTCGTCGGGCACTGGCCGAAGGCACACGGTGGCCAGGGCTGGGGGCAGCTGCAGCGCTTCATCTTCATCGAAGAACTGGAGCGCGCCGGCACGCCGTGGCTGACTCATTTCGGCACCTCCTTCCTCGGCCCGGTACTTTGCGCGTTCGGCAACGATGCCCAGCGCGCACGCTTTCTGGGGCCGATCCGCGACTCCACGGAATGGTGGTGCCAGGGCTTCTCAGAACCGGGCTCGGGTTCCGATCTCGCGTCGCTGAAGCTGCGCGCGGATCGCGGCGAGACGCACTATCGCGTCACCGGTCAGAAGACCTGGACGACGATGGCGCAATGGGCGGACTGGATTTTCTGCCTGGTCCGCACGCAAGCCGGCGGCCGGCCACAGCAAGGCATCTCCTTCCTGCTGATCGATCTGAGAAGCCCCGGCGTGACGGTGCGCCCGATCGAAACCTTCGACGGTGGTCAGCACGTCAACGAGGTGTTCTTCGACGACGTCGAAGTACCGCTCGCCAACCTCGTCGGCCAGGAAGGCGAAGGCTGGGCGATCGCCAAGTTCATCGTCAGCCGGGAGCGCCTGCTGGTCACCGAGATCGGCAAGGCCTTTCATCTGCTGGGCGAGCTGCATTCACTCGCGGCGACGATGAGCGCAGGCACGCAAAGCTTGAGCGATACAGCCGCGTTCCGCCGCCGCGCCGCTGATCTGGAAGTGCAGTACCGCACGCTGCGCGCGACGGCCTACGCAGCAGTGATCGAAGCCGAGGCCGGACGAGAACATGCCATCGACGCGTCGCTGCTGAAGATTCGCGGCTCGGAACTGCAGCAGGCGATCCACGATGCGATCACCGATCTGCTCGCCCGCAGCGGCCTCGCGTTCCAGACCGAGGGCATCAGCGCTGACATCAGCGGCTATCGGCACGGCGATCTTCGCCTGCCCGGCCTGCTGCACGAGCATCTGCATAGCCGCGCCGCGAGCATCTACGGCGGCAGCAATGAGATTCAGCGCGGCATCATCGCCAAGACGGAGCTGCGCGTCTGA
- a CDS encoding amidase family protein, with protein MRPRHPLSITSVCWLIVTAAITPAAAWAEFAVEEATIEQIHAAYLSGKTTAHEVTAAYLARIEAYDQQGPMLNAIITVNQQALAQADALDARLKATGKLSGPLHGIPFVAKDNIDTGDLPTSGGSASLADFQPQRDGTSIERIRKAGGILIAKASLAEFANGGFDSINSRSPGYVRNPYNTAYASGGSSGGTGVAMAANFAVVGLGTDTGISVRAPASINSVVGLRVSHGLVSLDGVMPLNVFWDTVGPMARTVRDTAALLEAIAGPDARDPISQKSKGHVPKSYTAGLKPGSLKGKRLGVLRQIVPADNSDPRVVALMDQAIADLRKAGAEIIDPFAIPELPELTKDWKGFTRLRDDFDGYLAKHPTAPYKSFKDIVASKKYLAPRFETAFTNQANYEYPADKDPTTPAKQQRSEEIRQLFLKAFDGAKLDAIIYPQFNFPPKKNGDTYTPLGRDQNMYSSITGFPALVVPMGFVDPGLPMGMQFFGRPWSEATLFEIGYGFEQATHHRVPPPTTPPLKDSFASTFIGTWKLVAIADRDPRTGVETPAERAAADGQLVYAANGRLSVQIVRTGREQLPAGTADGFSSYFGRWELLPAEGCMVHHQDGNLNQARIGEAAKRYYSFDARGHLSLATPPSKRADGKEASSVFIWERIPG; from the coding sequence ATGCGCCCACGCCATCCGCTGTCGATCACCTCCGTCTGCTGGCTGATCGTTACCGCAGCCATCACGCCTGCTGCTGCATGGGCAGAGTTCGCGGTCGAAGAAGCGACGATCGAACAGATCCACGCGGCCTACCTCAGCGGCAAGACCACGGCGCACGAGGTGACCGCGGCCTACCTCGCGCGCATCGAGGCCTACGATCAGCAGGGGCCGATGCTGAACGCCATCATCACCGTCAACCAGCAGGCGCTGGCGCAGGCCGATGCGCTCGATGCCAGGCTCAAGGCGACCGGCAAGCTCAGCGGCCCGCTGCACGGCATTCCCTTCGTCGCCAAGGACAACATCGACACCGGCGATCTGCCGACCTCGGGCGGCTCGGCTTCGCTGGCGGACTTTCAGCCGCAACGCGATGGCACCTCGATCGAACGCATTCGCAAGGCCGGCGGCATCCTGATCGCCAAGGCCTCGCTCGCGGAGTTCGCCAACGGTGGCTTCGACAGCATCAATTCGCGCTCGCCTGGCTACGTCCGCAACCCCTACAACACCGCCTATGCCTCGGGTGGATCATCCGGCGGCACCGGTGTGGCGATGGCGGCCAATTTCGCGGTGGTCGGCCTGGGTACCGACACCGGAATTTCGGTGCGGGCACCGGCGTCGATCAACAGCGTGGTCGGCTTGCGGGTTTCGCATGGCCTGGTGAGCCTCGATGGCGTGATGCCGCTCAATGTCTTCTGGGATACGGTCGGGCCGATGGCACGCACGGTGCGCGATACGGCTGCCTTGCTGGAGGCGATCGCCGGCCCCGATGCGCGGGATCCGATCAGCCAGAAAAGCAAGGGCCATGTTCCCAAGAGCTATACCGCCGGGCTCAAGCCGGGATCGCTTAAAGGCAAGCGGCTCGGTGTGCTGCGGCAGATCGTGCCGGCCGACAACTCCGATCCAAGAGTCGTTGCGCTCATGGATCAGGCCATCGCCGATCTCAGAAAGGCCGGCGCGGAAATCATCGATCCCTTCGCGATCCCGGAGCTGCCGGAACTGACCAAGGACTGGAAAGGCTTCACCCGTCTGCGCGATGACTTCGATGGCTATCTGGCAAAGCATCCGACCGCGCCCTACAAATCGTTCAAGGACATCGTCGCCTCGAAGAAGTACCTGGCGCCGCGCTTCGAGACGGCGTTCACCAACCAGGCCAACTACGAATATCCAGCCGACAAGGACCCGACCACGCCTGCGAAGCAGCAGCGCAGTGAAGAGATACGCCAGCTGTTCCTGAAAGCCTTCGATGGGGCGAAGCTGGACGCCATCATCTATCCGCAGTTCAATTTCCCGCCGAAGAAGAACGGCGACACCTACACGCCGCTAGGCCGCGATCAGAACATGTACTCGTCGATTACCGGCTTTCCGGCGCTCGTGGTGCCGATGGGCTTCGTCGATCCCGGCCTGCCGATGGGCATGCAGTTCTTCGGCCGGCCTTGGAGCGAAGCCACCCTGTTCGAGATCGGCTATGGCTTCGAACAGGCCACGCATCATCGCGTGCCGCCACCGACCACGCCGCCGCTGAAGGACAGCTTCGCCTCGACGTTCATCGGTACCTGGAAGCTGGTCGCGATCGCCGATCGTGATCCCAGGACCGGCGTGGAAACACCGGCTGAGCGCGCCGCCGCCGATGGCCAGCTCGTCTATGCAGCCAATGGCCGCCTGTCGGTGCAGATTGTCCGCACCGGTCGCGAGCAACTGCCCGCAGGTACTGCCGATGGTTTCAGCAGCTACTTCGGTCGCTGGGAGTTGCTGCCGGCAGAAGGCTGCATGGTCCATCACCAGGACGGCAATCTGAATCAAGCCCGCATCGGTGAAGCGGCCAAGCGCTACTACAGCTTCGATGCGCGGGGCCATCTGTCGCTGGCGACGCCGCCGAGCAAGCGCGCGGATGGCAAGGAGGCATCGTCCGTGTTCATCTGGGAAAGAATTCCCGGATGA